The DNA region AAGCCCGACGCTCGTGGCGCTACACATGATGTTCGCTACAAGCTTTTAAAGGAAAGAAATCTGAAATCATATTTGTACAGAAAAGTGTGTGAAAAGTCTTTCCGAAAGGCAATTTAGATAAATGTGCCTCGACGCGTTGCGaacgttaaatatttaacatagtttatttttagacgtttcttttatattaaacaagtaggtataaaagagaaataaatcGCCTTTTTTTAACaagacttataattatttttatatttattgtgccAATGATTGTAGATGTGACTTCCGCTATtggctagatttttttttaaatatttattatattataaatataagacaaTATAGTACTAACGTAATAGccactaaaatataaaagtcatCAAAGAGTTATCCTTTATTAACattacatgaaaaaataaataaaaatcgttacGAGACAGAATTGTGCGCACGTCCAGATATTTCATaatcataatcattttatataaacggATTTATTTGGCTCGGATTTTGCATATCTCAATCGAAGTGTGCGAAATCACATTAAGCGTTAAGCGGATAACGCTCGCTAGCCAGGGTCGCGTTTAGTGGGACGAAGGCTGTTATGAGAGGCTGGGATCGAGTGCTTTTGCCTACCTACGATATTGATAGCGTTAGCATATTTAGCTTTtctagattttattaatttcacacTCTTTATATCCCAAGTGTCTGACGTAACCGATGATACAACGTCATCACATTTATGAaagtgttaatattaataaaaggagATGTCTCGAAGTTTCCTATTTCGTTTCcgatgtatgttatataattactttggTAGTAAGCTTAATTATCCTCATAATTTCCGTGCCTTGATGAATTATTGTGGATTCATTTTTCTAATTGCTATTTAAGAGACGAAGATCTAATAACTATttgttatactttataatttatatgtttggtcatttatttttacgaatatataatatgtttgatataagattaaaatattctgATATAAATTAGAGAGGTTGATGCGAACTGACATGGATGTACTAACTGCTAatacagataattttaattttttttattaattaattcactaTTTGCGCATGTGTTTCTGGTTATGTGAATTTGgcacaattttattatcatctTACCTTCTCGTCTGGTGAAAGTGAAATTTCTGTATGGGAAGCTGATTAGGTCGAACTGTGATAACGTCATGCCGGGTACGAAATTGACGCTCTGCGAATTCTGCCATTGATATACTAACTGCTGGTTTGAGTACGCATCTTCAGtcatgaaaaacaaaaacacgtATTGTAGGAATTAATCTTGTTACTGTGTGTGTATCATGAGCATATAAACACGTGATGATGTTTATATGATCACATTACAATGCGTGACTTCGGATTAATTCTGGTTAATAGGCTACTCTCACATACGTAAGAACCAAGATGGCTCAGTTGCTGCAGTTCAGATTCAcatcggcggtgaaggaaaaaatcttGAGGAAATCTGCACCATCCTACCATCCTACCATTGGATGAAATACAGTTTCGATGAGTAGCGTAGTGTAATAATTTTCAAGCTTTCTTGCTATACttgcttttattttactattttttattttactcatataaaatttaacccTAATcatatttgatttcattaacCAGTTTTTGATGCAAACTTAGTCATTCTAATGCTAAAGAGCAATTATTTGTATTAGTTTAGAGAGTCAGTGAGCTAGGGTCTAAGAGAGGTGAGAACCACCATGTATCAAAATGTCCATTTGCTCGTTGGCCTGCGTTCCTCGTTAGCTAATGTGGTTGTATAAATTAACAGTACATTACGTAATAACTACATTAAGGTATTATACTCGCACctaaatatatttcacttaaCAGTTaagtcatatttaaatatatcgattTGTTgtcctataaaaatatacgaataGGTGTTCAAGTATTTGGCGGTATTGTAAGCTGATTTTGCATGCTCTGATAACTTCTTACGGCCGTGAGGTTTTCCTAAATCGTCACTGGTTGGAATATATCTTGAAATCAATGAATACTTACAGCTGCCGAGGATGAGCGGACACGATTGCCGATCCATCGGGAAATTACGAAGCTCCATCGGACATTTCGCTTTAATCGTTAACCTGTAGTGTGacgaaatgttatataaattacgaAAATTTGATAATTCATCGAGGTTTTCGAAAAGTAAGATGTTAAAAGATTTATTGTTCAAACGTACATTTGATGTGCAATTTATAAGCAGTGAGATACCATAATTGTGTTGTCGGGTAACCGGAGCGTCAACATTTTTCACATTGCCAATTAAAATGTACGCTGTGTTTTTAGCGACgacaaaattaatgtttttttctcgTTGggcatcatttatatttttcataaattttatttttatagttttcaaGTTCGTttacatataaaagtttatttatatattttcatagcgaaaaaatttaatatcttttattaataataattgtatttatgaaaatttagatataatttgattgatacatatgataatatgatatgaaaccaattcaaatagtttttaattacgCTTAATAGTACTTTTCGTAATAAGACCTGGGTACTTACCGCATAGAGTATAGAATGTCGCCGTGTTGACTGATCCTCAGTAACTTATTAGGCACGGTAATAGTGTGAACGTATGAATGCTTTCCGTTGTAAAAGTAGGTATCTGGACGCCATATTCTTTCTAACATTTTAATAGAAAGGGATAAGGAGCGAATTGGGCCTAGGAATGACAAACGTGTGTCCCTCCAGTATTGCCTGAAGTAGCAGTCCATTGAATAATCCTAGTTATGAAAATGTAAACAAGCATTAGattctaactaatattacttacatactCAATATGATTGAAGTTTACATACCATATCCAGTTCAGAGACTGGACCCATACTTCTAATTAAGATGTTTGTTTGTACAACCGTAGGATATCctgttattaacaaataaaagtaaataataaagtacataaactttgttataatttatgatattatctTATGTACTTTTGCACGTACCTTTACCGTGTGTGGGTAGTTGGGAATTCTCGTAGTTCTTTAACAGGTTCTCTAAGACAAGTGTGATGTTTTTCGACACAGCATCGTTTATGCTTCTCTTTGTTTTCCATAAGTTAGCGTTAGTTTTCTCGTCGGTATCGTTAACATAACTTGAAAACAATACGCCAGAGCTTTTGTCCCAGTGGTCATCTATGTTCTCTCTTGACAGATTGTTAGCAATTGCAGATAAAATCTTCGGAGAGTCTCCCGATGTACTGCTGTCATGTGACTTGAAGGATGTCAGCGTTATTGGAAATGTTCCATTTTTTGTCGTCAAATAAATTGCTCCTTTTGCGAGCGCTTGTTCGCTGAtttgtaaagattttaaatatattatgaattttagaAAAAGCAAACATTTAATGGGTATAAAATGAATTGCATACAGTTCAACTTACATTTTGTTCTATATATTTAACCTGTTATGTCTAAAATAACACGTGATGTTTACCAATGCTTATTTCATTTCAGTATTATTTTAGCAATATACCGCTCTCTATTTATGCAATTCGGTACCAATGTTTTACCTTTACTGAAAAAACGTCTACGTCGCCCTTTTTATTTGGTATTATGTAAAACAGGGTTGCCTGATGGTATTTCAATGAGAAATTGCAAAATGTGTttctttttattcatttattttcattattcattGAAAGTGTTAGTATTTTGtgtgtataatatgttttatcctAAAAACAACGTTGTCagtgtttatttttagttttcttCATTTCGTTTCGCAGCGACAGGCGCTTCCTAATCGGATGTAGTCACTGTAGAACAGTGAACAACATAAACCTTTAAAGACCGAATTTTCTcacttattttacaaaatatataatctttactTTTAGTTTAGagctttattattatcatgGAAAATAAGTTACTTAgtcgtaaaacaaaaaaaaccatGGACTTATATGACTATACTATTATTCggattcttattatttaattcatacttCGGTGGATTTCTGGAGATAGTAAGGAGTGTGTGTTGAAGCCACTATATTTTAAGATGTAGATGCACGCTATCAAACTTAAACTGCACAATATGCTTACTAGGCGTGATGCAAAAATAAGcgtgatttaaaaaacaaataatgcaaTACTATATTTagcaaaatttaacaatttgtataaggaaaatagtttgaaattgacaACCTCGAAGTGAACACTTATTGTAATTGAATTACCACGCGAGATGATTGCGACTTCTCCATATCATTGATTGCTCAAGAGCTCGCTCCCTTTCAATTCAAGTAAAAACTACGCAGTGATTTAAGCCCATTTGAAACTTTATAAACTCGGTTCGTTATCTATCACAGATTTAGTTAGCGAGTAGGAATAGTTAAAGAGAGAAGATAAACATTCTTTTGAATGTTTAGCTTTATTAGACGAGTTGAACAGAGACAATATTTGTAACTAAAGTTTAAGGAAATTAGTATTAGTAGACTTTTTACGAGATTTTATTTCACttcactttatttatataggtatgcAGACtgtcaaatgggccacctaatagtAAGTGGTGACCATcgtacatagacattggcactgtaagatataCTGATCAtcccttacgtcgccaataagcAATCTTGTGAACTAtgatattgctgtttagcggtagaatatatgacgaGGTGGTACTTctcagacgtgcttgcacaaagctaaagtatttgtatgtaaaaccgtatgaaaatcccttcggtagtttttgagtttatcgcgataaaatagacagacagacaaacgcgGCGGGaggactttattttataaaatgtagtgATCAGTAATAAATTAAGCTGTGTTATAAAGTCACATGTCTAATGATTTCTTTTAACTGAAGTACCGATCCAACAATTAAAGCATAACACAAGAATACTAACATTTTTAGCGcgaattttatgtataattgaattctttttaacaaatttttctGAAAGAAagcaaactttataataaaaataatctttacttCGAAGTAATCTGATGGATGGGCAAAGTTTTAGATGTCGCCGACTCAATTtagatgtttaaattattaatttttttttacaaacgttttaaaaaatacgatgtaaataaaacattgttaccttaaaataaatgaaaccttAATAATAAGATTACTATTATGAAGTATATAATCGTACTGCATGATCGACTTTATGATTTATGCACTACGATTCATCTATTACAAGGCAGcagctgtttttttttccaataaagaccgacttaattttagtataatataatatgtattaaaaacaataataatatttattattattctataccgTATTGTAGCGTTCTAGtataacatacaaaaaactttttagaaataatgttctaaatacaaaatttcatgtctATGTTGTTGAACGTCGAAGAATGCGTTTGTAGATAGGCATAATATCGATTTCGGCCGTAATCTAACTAATTTCTATTAAtcttactaattttaatttaagatttaataagatttaataagaGATTTAATCcacttatttatatacagctttagaatattattatatatcgacatttgtgaaatttaatattgtggTGCTGGTGCTAAAAAGACCAGTATCAATAAGCTTTAAAAATGTACTGTGGTCTTTTTCACACCAGGCCACAGAATACGTTTTAATACATTCTATCTTTTTGTCgacatacaattaaataatatttatattataatgagatGGTATAATGGAGCATGGTAGCATACGTAACATAACGCGTACTGAAACCGCGAAAAAGTTGATGTACCAGCCGATTTATTTGGAGCCTCGCCAGGCTTTTCAGAATATGTTTCGTTTATGCATGAActgtataattttttagttttcaatttcttttttgtttcttCAGCGCTATTCGATACATTCTGTTGTATCTATTCTATCGTCATTTTTAGACAAATTCGAAATGCTTACTTTGaaacaatataatgttaatGCACAATAATGttgattaatttgttaaaaacagtgacaaatattgtataaactCGAGAAGTAAAAGAAAACTTGAAACACCTCGGGCAAGGTCCTtgattctttaataaaattccacAAATACTTTTgcattgtttaataattaataaatttgaaactcatgttaaaaatacttcaataaATACTTGTGttcaataaaagattatatattatatagattgtatataataaataacagtggactttaaatgcaatttattcTTCATTTAAAGATCCTACTTGAAttaagtgtattttatatttaatgtagaaTTCAGTAATTAGaagagtaataattaaatattaaaatgaaaattgcgATACCTAAGGCTTGTACCTCCTCCTTTAGATTATCAAGGTAAGCCTTCAAGTACTtctgtataatatacattatatataactacaatTAATTGATCTTTAATAACGTAGGCATGACTTTAGTGCAATTCTTAAATATCCAAAACtttttagaataaattttaGTTCAACTCTATAACGTAGGCACAACAACAATGttatgtcgcagaaggaggcagcggagcgcaATCAAAGGCTCCGCTGATCcacttcgccgaagaagaccggggagaaggcgttgGCGCTCTGCGCACCTTTTTCTTCCTTCTAACGTAAGTCTTGCCGGGGTTAGGAAGTTTCTGTACTCCGAGAACCCCCTAAGATTTGAAGACCCGTAGATGCGAgtcaaccgtcggggcgtcacggcaGTATgagcgcaagcgatcccgtgacgctcccCGAGATGTGGTAAAGATACCCCtgggttttttagtaggtattccggcaTGCTCAGCGCCGGCgaatcccacataccccccactttaAGTGGGGgcaacgcgtaaacgcgttttccagcgtaaaaaaaaaaacaaaaacaaaaaaggcaCAACCACaatcgtcacggtagcatgcgcaagcggtCCCGTGATGCCCCCCGAAAGTCGGTGAGGGTACCGCttgttttttagtgggtactcCGGCGCCTTCAGTACCGGCTAGTCCCACATACTctcccacctcatgtgggggaaacgcgtaaatgtgtttttccagggaaaaaataaaatacacaaccatattattttttgtaggcattaatccaaaatataaacaaataaatttacaagCTGCACTTAATACTTATGTTACTATAATACTAGAACTTTAATTTCACTATGTCTTTATCTTCTAATGAGCCGCAATTTTTTTcgtatactaaatatttttctttatattacaatacgaCTAGAAAGAAAATtctttaacttatataatatgttaagtcTGATACCATGTATGCAGTAACGGTCAGAAGTGTAAATGAAAGTTATGTTGACACTTATAGCAGGTCGTTTCTCTATTTACCGAGTTAGAAAACTTCGTCCATTAGTGCTTATTCTTtcttaaaaatctatataacgactttattaaattcaacgtagtattattattatgagccTAGCTATTTAACGCCATAAAACATAACACTGTATATTTTCCGAATAAGCATAATATAGGAAAATGTTTAGGATAATTCGAAAATTGAGACGTATTTGAGTAAATTGCGATTGGATTGAGTTTAGAACTATTATTAcgttaaatttagatttttccACCGTCGAGAACGAGATAGACACAattgaagcacatgaaaattcattagagcttgcctggatttgatcacgcaatcatcggttaagatacacgtgTTCTAACCGCTGGGTCATCTCGACtctaattttagtttatatgtttattactgtaatgtatggggtagttttagaatattacttttataactgtgggtaattgtaaacccatgtatggtggtctctcgcTATTAAACGCTCAACCGAATAGACGTCTTTTATCCCATCCTCGTCGCCACTGttgaatatgtgaataatatataatattattgataattgtttgaggataattactgagcgcaataaaagacgtccattcggttgagcgtttaatagcgagagaccaccatacatgggtttacaattacccacagttataaaagtaatattctaaaactaccccatacattacaattacaagtttcaaaaattttaatttatatacaaaattttacttaaacttTATATAGTAAAAAGATTTTCGAATTCAAGTTATTccatattctttatataatttatatacatttcttcTTTGTAGCTACAGAAGCCTTGATTGTGAGCTCTTATTGATGACAGAGAGCTCTCATCGATACAAGCACTCTTTGGTGAATACCGAAGTGTTACAAGTTTTCAATTCTGACAAACCAACTTTTAAAACCTTCAcctcgtattttatttatgaaaatataatataagaaataaaatatatctcgaTTCGGTCGCAAGGAAGTCGGGAATCGTATTTGAGTAATCTTTTCAGAATAACACAATCATATTAACTTTAAGCTAaaagcttatataataataaggctCATGAATTTAAGTCTCGTTGTGGCAACAATATCATCACGTagtcaattaaaattatctaataCGTCATCAAACTTCCATAAATCATTAGTTAAGGAGTGATAATATttactctttaaaaaaaaaaacaggcagttgagttgttatatttttattattaagaaaggtatcattttattaaaacgtttatatattgaatttaaatatttataacagaaaCTGAATTTTTCAACCCATATAATGATCAAGCTAAGCAACATGGGGTACGTCGTAATCGAGAGCTCGAACCAAATCGTAaagaaatataagtatattactgaacaaaaatacaatattgattATTTGCAAATTCGGTTGTTCAGAAGATAAGGTCCGAGGATCTGTAAGCACACAGAGATGTCCGATTAAAACAACAGCGCTCGGCAGCGGAGGTCCGACACTTTGAAACTGCTCGAGAATGTAGCCTAGAGCCATCAAAGCGTGGCCGACATACGGCAGATATACCTCTAGAACGCATTGCAATTCCAACATTTGTTTGAATCGATCATACTGATACGAGTTCAGAATTTCTATTGAGCGCTGACCTCAACTCTTGATATTCACCGATTATTGAGAAAATATTTGCGATGAGAAAATAGCAGTTTGCGTTTAACTTCCAAGTTGTCTGGTTGTCATTGAAATAAGGTGAATCTTTGATTACATTTTGTAAGTCCGGGATACTTGCTATGATATGTCCGGTCATGATGAGAATACTTCCAACATAATGTTTGCTTATATCTTGGATAAGgaatttttcaaaaatgtaaCCAAGAACAACCATGCAATTCCCAACTATCGCTAAATTTACGTCTATGTTAGTCATGAAATCTTTACTGCCACTTTCTTCGTAACAAACGCAGCATCTCTGGCGGTTTATTCGTTATTCGTACacattatgtatatgttgtttatatttagattatggTCGGtgctttgataatattatataatattgaaaagtttgtagttattttaaatttaggtaTTTATGAATTAGATACGACATGATTATGAAATTTCAATTCTTAC from Nymphalis io chromosome 4, ilAglIoxx1.1, whole genome shotgun sequence includes:
- the LOC126781835 gene encoding gamma-aminobutyric acid receptor alpha-like, yielding MIYENLVITCIILLLGEQALAKGAIYLTTKNGTFPITLTSFKSHDSSTSGDSPKILSAIANNLSRENIDDHWDKSSGVLFSSYVNDTDEKTNANLWKTKRSINDAVSKNITLVLENLLKNYENSQLPTHGKGYPTVVQTNILIRSMGPVSELDMDYSMDCYFRQYWRDTRLSFLGPIRSLSLSIKMLERIWRPDTYFYNGKHSYVHTITVPNKLLRISQHGDILYSMRLTIKAKCPMELRNFPMDRQSCPLILGSYAYSNQQLVYQWQNSQSVNFVPGMTLSQFDLISFPYRNFTFTRREGDFSVLQVSFNLQRHTGYFLIQVYVPCILIVVLSWVSFWIHREATSDRVGLGITTVLTLSTISLDSRTDLPKVRYATALDWFLLMSFFYCIATLLEFAGVHYFTKVGSGEIVIDDSEWEDLIEEVGGDAFAARQLAVRRRSSVRSGNNFSFSTATENHGQTDISQQPQQTAVRLTMERTTQTEVRVPRWRQLLYCLAGDDQYRRQRQREAGNRRHINSVSHIDKAARVLFPASFALLNLFYWMIYALSNDAFAWSDNPINTLSH